The following are encoded in a window of Salegentibacter mishustinae genomic DNA:
- a CDS encoding glycosyltransferase, producing the protein MKIAILAHANHPIKEPYEGGLEMITALIVKALRKEGHQVDLFALGSSAINLAPVALNDPNYNWDPAELGTEAFNMNVASYYSLAFLKIKEGNYDLVHNNSLHYLPIILGNSLDIPFLTSFHTPVFPEISYALNALRSPQQYFSAVSKSLSKLYAEFGKCDVVYNGIDIDKWEFANNPSDYYFWYGRICPEKGTHTAIEAATKLGKKIYLAGPKSNMEYYIKEVAPLINNENVVYLGHLNQVEVNHWLKNARALLFTSTWDEPYGLTIAESLASGTPVVSWNKGAAPEILTNKTGRVVAPFNMVEFQNALIEIEKLDRRDCRVRAIEFCSVEKMVNGYLDLYTRMLKPKNSLNLQEVC; encoded by the coding sequence ATGAAAATTGCAATCTTAGCCCACGCAAATCATCCTATTAAAGAACCTTATGAGGGAGGTCTGGAAATGATAACCGCTTTGATAGTAAAGGCACTTAGAAAAGAAGGCCATCAGGTAGATTTATTTGCTTTAGGATCTTCCGCAATAAATTTAGCGCCAGTTGCTTTAAACGATCCTAATTATAACTGGGATCCGGCTGAATTAGGAACCGAGGCTTTTAATATGAACGTAGCTAGTTATTATTCCCTCGCCTTTCTAAAAATTAAGGAAGGTAATTACGATCTTGTGCATAATAATTCCCTGCACTATTTACCTATAATTTTAGGAAATAGTCTGGATATCCCCTTTCTAACAAGTTTTCATACTCCTGTGTTCCCCGAAATTTCTTACGCATTAAATGCACTAAGATCACCTCAGCAATATTTTTCTGCAGTAAGTAAAAGCTTAAGTAAGCTTTATGCCGAATTCGGAAAATGCGATGTTGTGTATAATGGGATAGATATTGATAAATGGGAGTTTGCGAATAATCCTTCAGATTATTATTTCTGGTATGGAAGAATCTGCCCCGAAAAAGGTACGCATACCGCAATAGAAGCAGCAACCAAACTAGGTAAGAAAATCTATCTCGCCGGTCCTAAAAGCAATATGGAGTATTATATCAAAGAAGTTGCTCCCTTAATTAATAACGAAAATGTAGTTTACCTGGGACATTTAAATCAGGTTGAAGTAAATCACTGGCTAAAGAACGCTCGTGCTTTGCTTTTTACCAGTACCTGGGATGAACCCTACGGATTAACCATTGCAGAATCATTAGCTTCAGGAACTCCAGTAGTATCCTGGAATAAAGGTGCCGCTCCCGAAATCCTAACCAATAAAACCGGCCGGGTGGTGGCGCCTTTTAATATGGTTGAATTTCAAAATGCCCTTATAGAAATAGAAAAATTAGACCGAAGAGATTGCAGAGTGAGAGCAATAGAATTTTGCTCGGTAGAAAAAATGGTAAATGGCTATTTAGATTTATATACCCGGATGTTGAAGCCAAAAAACAGTTTAAATCTTCAAGAAGTATGTTAA
- a CDS encoding glycosyltransferase family protein, producing MLSYYAHHHGSGHCNYAQIFSKAFDYESVIFTSANFQFNPNVKIDKLASEDPDGTGTDQKFIPPPAYLHYSPVGQKTIQHRSAQILNRIIREEVKLMIIDVSAEIAALARSASIPYSYVRLPGERNDPGHLQAFQGAVFLLAYFPEAFESSNTPAWVKEKTIYLGFFNRFSKINQVKSTNKNNYIKNVVVLSGKGGNKELLKAIPRLQKRFHYSEINIYGAKENPAHTENLSFRKSATNFLKTLYEADLIVANCGLNLTSEIIETEKPFLSIPEPRPFNEQEYMHAYLLRNKLALDLDFIEKHDDKTIQNKPVKNQRFINQSAPELFRYWIEKYQYNPEKLRKNLAEIQTQLYQDEIKPNYHI from the coding sequence ATGTTAAGTTATTATGCCCATCACCACGGCAGCGGCCATTGTAATTACGCCCAAATCTTTTCTAAAGCTTTTGATTACGAAAGTGTAATTTTTACCAGTGCTAATTTTCAATTTAACCCAAATGTAAAAATTGATAAATTAGCAAGCGAAGATCCCGATGGCACTGGCACTGACCAAAAATTTATTCCGCCGCCGGCCTATTTACATTATTCTCCTGTTGGCCAAAAAACTATTCAGCATAGAAGTGCGCAAATCCTAAATCGCATTATTCGGGAAGAGGTAAAATTAATGATCATAGATGTTAGCGCCGAAATTGCTGCCCTTGCACGTTCAGCCAGTATTCCTTATTCATATGTGCGCCTTCCCGGAGAAAGAAACGATCCCGGCCATTTGCAGGCCTTCCAGGGAGCAGTATTTCTTCTAGCCTATTTTCCCGAAGCATTTGAGTCCTCTAATACTCCTGCTTGGGTAAAAGAAAAAACTATTTACCTGGGATTTTTCAATCGCTTTTCAAAAATCAACCAGGTTAAATCCACTAATAAGAACAACTATATAAAAAATGTGGTGGTGCTTAGCGGAAAAGGTGGGAATAAAGAACTTTTAAAAGCTATACCACGCCTCCAGAAGCGCTTTCATTATAGTGAAATAAACATTTATGGTGCTAAGGAAAATCCAGCCCATACAGAAAATTTAAGTTTCAGAAAATCTGCCACAAATTTTTTAAAGACTTTATACGAGGCAGATCTCATAGTCGCAAATTGCGGATTAAATCTAACTTCTGAAATTATAGAGACTGAGAAACCATTTTTAAGTATTCCTGAGCCCAGACCATTTAATGAGCAGGAATACATGCACGCTTATCTTTTAAGGAACAAACTCGCTCTGGATCTAGACTTTATAGAAAAGCACGATGACAAAACTATTCAAAATAAACCGGTGAAAAACCAGAGATTTATAAATCAATCGGCTCCTGAACTTTTCAGGTACTGGATAGAAAAGTATCAGTACAACCCAGAGAAATTAAGAAAAAATCTAGCTGAAATTCAAACGCAACTCTACCAGGATGAAATTAAGCCTAATTACCATATTTAG
- a CDS encoding glycosyltransferase family 2 protein produces MKLSLITIFSGRQQHLKNQLTGISKGSSIPDEIIIVGINDKFNTEEFPTLPIKFININWEGKHLPIAKARNLGAEYAENEFLIFLDVDCIPSRTFIEKMFTDLQENAGCIMGNPYYLEAHMDIKNEDLENRSKPHPIRPNVKELSLCNDYNLFWSLCFGIRKSDFLKIEGFDTNFNGYGGEDTDFAWKLEKHDIPFYLTEHLVFHQQHPVYSPPLNHLNAIIQNVKYFKTKWGKWIMENWLEAFAQDEYIRWNKNNNTLEKIRDPNKSELNAAYKPDAPYM; encoded by the coding sequence ATGAAATTAAGCCTAATTACCATATTTAGTGGACGCCAACAACATTTAAAAAATCAATTAACCGGTATTTCCAAAGGATCTTCTATTCCCGATGAAATAATAATTGTTGGAATAAACGATAAATTTAATACTGAAGAATTTCCGACTTTACCTATAAAATTTATAAACATAAATTGGGAGGGTAAACATCTTCCTATAGCAAAAGCCCGAAATCTAGGAGCTGAATATGCAGAAAATGAATTCTTAATTTTCCTGGATGTTGACTGTATTCCATCGAGAACATTTATAGAAAAAATGTTTACCGATCTTCAAGAAAACGCTGGTTGTATAATGGGAAATCCATACTATCTGGAAGCACATATGGATATTAAAAACGAGGATTTAGAAAACCGTAGCAAGCCGCATCCCATTAGGCCCAATGTAAAAGAACTTAGTCTTTGTAACGATTACAATCTATTCTGGTCTTTATGTTTTGGAATAAGAAAAAGTGATTTCCTGAAAATAGAGGGTTTTGATACAAATTTTAATGGCTACGGAGGTGAAGACACCGATTTTGCGTGGAAGCTGGAAAAACATGATATTCCTTTTTATTTAACTGAACACCTTGTGTTTCATCAACAACATCCTGTTTACTCACCACCACTAAACCATTTAAACGCAATAATTCAAAATGTAAAATATTTTAAAACGAAATGGGGAAAATGGATCATGGAAAACTGGCTGGAAGCTTTTGCACAAGATGAATATATAAGATGGAATAAAAATAATAATACACTGGAAAAAATTAGAGATCCTAATAAATCTGAATTAAATGCTGCCTACAAACCTGATGCTCCATATATGTAA
- a CDS encoding helix-turn-helix domain-containing protein produces the protein MKTVTIEGITAKEVLGSLAASFDVNKEENYGEYSLPINKPKGEGMISGINFPNGIGLFRFNLKLNEDYCIDFCSKIVHPFKFIYVIEGSIQHQFTNQEEKQVLEEGQSVILGANYQSGNRIIFSENRATRLIILDVDRKKFAEQLTFPLEEMDEIYHNIFGDTNAIRTIYHQGQYSLKMAYLVKELDSFESEGMERTSFHGAKALELLTYMLMLYRDDREEESQRKILRQSDLKKIKNIVNHIDQKINEIENISILAREEGISETKLREGFRILFNDTIYGYIQQRRLEYAMHLLLKSDNTIAEIVYAIGLNSRSHFSKIFKERYGKSPNAFRLNKK, from the coding sequence ATGAAGACAGTCACTATCGAAGGAATTACGGCTAAAGAAGTTCTTGGTTCTTTAGCAGCCAGTTTTGATGTAAATAAAGAGGAAAATTATGGTGAGTATTCGCTTCCAATCAATAAGCCAAAAGGAGAGGGCATGATTTCGGGAATTAATTTCCCCAATGGAATAGGCCTGTTTAGGTTTAATTTGAAATTAAATGAAGACTACTGTATAGATTTTTGTTCCAAAATAGTTCATCCGTTCAAGTTTATTTATGTCATAGAGGGCTCAATTCAGCATCAATTTACCAATCAGGAAGAAAAGCAGGTGTTGGAGGAAGGACAATCTGTGATTTTAGGTGCAAATTATCAAAGTGGTAACCGTATTATTTTCTCTGAAAATAGGGCAACACGATTGATTATTCTAGATGTAGATCGTAAAAAGTTCGCTGAACAACTAACTTTCCCATTAGAGGAAATGGATGAAATCTATCATAACATTTTTGGGGATACCAATGCTATAAGAACAATTTACCACCAGGGTCAATATAGTTTAAAGATGGCCTATTTAGTTAAAGAACTGGACTCTTTTGAATCTGAAGGGATGGAGCGGACTAGTTTTCACGGTGCCAAAGCACTTGAACTTTTAACTTATATGCTGATGCTATACAGGGATGATCGTGAAGAAGAAAGTCAACGAAAAATACTTAGGCAGAGTGACTTAAAAAAGATAAAAAATATAGTGAACCACATAGATCAAAAGATTAATGAGATAGAAAATATTAGTATACTGGCAAGGGAAGAAGGAATCAGTGAAACTAAATTAAGAGAAGGGTTTCGTATTTTGTTTAATGATACCATCTACGGATATATTCAGCAAAGAAGACTCGAATATGCCATGCATTTGCTTTTAAAATCAGATAATACCATCGCCGAAATAGTATATGCTATAGGTCTTAATAGCAGAAGTCATTTTTCAAAAATCTTTAAAGAAAGATATGGCAAATCTCCTAATGCATTTCGCTTGAATAAAAAATAG
- the gntA gene encoding guanitoxin biosynthesis heme-dependent pre-guanitoxin N-hydroxylase GntA, translating into MNRIEEDFKEWILDKNHPCMMAQTVFEQEAIVLKDYSKLADSANTEQILKDLYEYIDKYDFDSNSFQSFIAVFKDSKIEDEKEFEQLLWNQLTELSQHDKYSWDKTVSSNPENENFSFSLGEKAFYIVGMHPGSSRIARRSPHTCIVFNLHFQFELLRKMGVYHKVRNKIRKRDVELQGFINPSLDDFGVLSEARQYSGRATSKEWKCPFSK; encoded by the coding sequence ATGAATCGTATAGAAGAAGATTTCAAAGAATGGATACTCGATAAAAACCATCCTTGTATGATGGCGCAAACTGTTTTTGAACAGGAAGCAATTGTCTTAAAAGATTACTCAAAATTGGCTGATTCAGCGAATACTGAACAAATTTTAAAAGACTTGTATGAATATATTGATAAGTACGATTTTGACTCTAATTCGTTTCAAAGCTTTATCGCAGTCTTTAAAGATTCTAAAATTGAAGATGAAAAAGAGTTCGAGCAGCTTTTATGGAATCAATTAACTGAGCTTTCTCAACACGATAAGTATTCGTGGGATAAAACGGTTAGTAGCAATCCCGAAAATGAAAATTTTAGTTTTAGCCTGGGCGAGAAAGCATTCTATATTGTTGGGATGCACCCGGGAAGTTCAAGAATAGCCAGAAGAAGTCCGCATACCTGTATTGTTTTCAATTTACATTTTCAGTTTGAACTTTTGCGCAAGATGGGTGTGTATCATAAAGTTCGAAATAAAATTAGAAAAAGAGATGTAGAACTTCAGGGATTTATAAATCCCAGTTTGGATGATTTTGGTGTCCTAAGCGAAGCTCGACAATATAGTGGTAGGGCTACAAGTAAAGAATGGAAATGTCCATTTAGTAAATAA
- a CDS encoding DMT family transporter: protein MRQTTILIIISFILLWNSGFIGAEYGLPHTGPFTLVFWRYLGLSLLMALYLFFRNKFKWYGFKVAFLNMFIGFLAHGVWLTCVLFALDNNVPAGIVALIVALQPLTTGASAYFVTGETTNLYQWFGLILGFIGVALSVGYRIDFEDSSSIFGYFIPLGSVIAITIATLIQRKMEINREKEKLPLDQTIFYQSIATALALALPAILVEDLKTDWVPEFNYTLLWLILAVSLGAYILMWQLIERLDTTKVASLFYLGPPITMLMAWIAFGDKVKLMDIVGMGIVFIGVFLTQLKKDKRY from the coding sequence ATGAGACAAACTACAATTTTAATAATTATAAGTTTTATTCTTCTATGGAATTCAGGTTTTATAGGTGCAGAATATGGTCTTCCGCATACAGGACCATTTACCCTGGTTTTTTGGAGATATCTAGGTTTAAGTTTGCTAATGGCATTGTATTTATTTTTTAGAAATAAATTTAAATGGTATGGTTTCAAAGTAGCCTTTTTAAACATGTTTATTGGTTTTTTAGCGCACGGGGTATGGCTTACCTGTGTTTTATTTGCTCTAGATAATAATGTTCCTGCAGGAATTGTAGCTCTTATAGTAGCACTACAGCCTCTAACCACGGGAGCTTCCGCATACTTTGTTACTGGAGAGACCACTAATCTATATCAGTGGTTCGGACTTATATTAGGATTTATTGGAGTTGCGCTATCAGTTGGTTATAGAATAGATTTTGAAGACTCAAGTTCTATATTCGGATATTTTATTCCCTTAGGCTCTGTAATAGCAATCACCATCGCTACCTTAATTCAACGAAAAATGGAGATAAATAGGGAGAAAGAAAAACTACCCCTAGATCAAACAATATTTTATCAAAGTATAGCTACTGCACTAGCCTTAGCTTTGCCCGCTATTTTAGTAGAAGATCTAAAAACCGATTGGGTACCGGAATTTAACTACACCCTGCTTTGGTTGATTCTAGCCGTCTCCTTAGGTGCCTATATTTTAATGTGGCAATTAATTGAACGACTTGATACCACTAAAGTAGCCAGTTTATTTTATTTAGGACCACCCATAACAATGTTGATGGCCTGGATAGCTTTTGGGGATAAAGTTAAGCTTATGGATATTGTAGGTATGGGAATTGTTTTTATTGGCGTGTTTTTAACTCAGTTAAAGAAGGATAAGAGATATTAA
- a CDS encoding putative quinol monooxygenase: MKTKVPLKLAFLVFLLGFTIQTFSKSKNTNIMNSTKKETIGLLVIMKAKTGKEQDVKNFLLGGLALVNQEPQTVSWFAFQIDNNTFGIYDTFEVEEGRQAHLTGEVAKALLANAGDLLENFDPSTDIQAVDVLASNHKSGLQNKGLLVIMKSKEARTTDVENFLNVGKQLVGDEPKTLSWYAIKIDATTYAIFDTFADDSGRDTHLTGKVAAALMENAPVLLDGFEASAIQKIDIIASK; the protein is encoded by the coding sequence ATGAAAACTAAAGTTCCATTAAAATTAGCATTCCTAGTTTTTCTACTAGGATTTACAATTCAAACATTTTCAAAATCTAAAAACACAAACATTATGAACAGTACAAAAAAAGAAACTATCGGATTATTAGTAATTATGAAAGCAAAAACAGGAAAAGAACAAGACGTCAAAAACTTCTTACTTGGTGGATTAGCATTAGTAAATCAAGAACCTCAAACAGTATCTTGGTTTGCCTTTCAAATAGATAATAATACTTTTGGTATTTATGATACTTTTGAAGTAGAAGAAGGAAGACAAGCACATTTAACAGGCGAAGTTGCGAAGGCATTATTAGCAAATGCAGGTGATTTATTAGAGAACTTTGATCCTAGCACAGATATTCAAGCAGTAGATGTATTAGCATCTAATCATAAATCCGGATTGCAAAACAAGGGTTTGCTTGTTATTATGAAATCTAAAGAAGCAAGGACAACAGATGTTGAAAACTTCCTTAATGTCGGCAAACAATTAGTTGGTGACGAGCCAAAAACTTTATCTTGGTATGCTATAAAAATAGATGCTACTACATATGCAATCTTTGATACTTTTGCAGATGATTCTGGTAGAGATACACATTTAACAGGGAAAGTTGCAGCAGCACTTATGGAAAATGCGCCTGTTCTTTTAGATGGTTTTGAAGCATCAGCAATTCAAAAAATAGACATCATAGCTTCGAAATAA
- a CDS encoding helix-turn-helix domain-containing protein: MVQIIIDKQNGELAFRLERFENLNQFDHLQRKNYYSIILLKGNNYKLNVDVSNYELQGNQMICLSPYQPFMISSEESCSGWLLNFHPDFFCTYRHQNEIETEGILFNNFHGLPHFKISEKALFFNLIDQISKEMDRDSIAQHEVLVAFLKVILIEAVRQKKQSNKDIVPKFSDDQSEILQNLVDSIEKNYSELHSPKDYADVLCVSTKTLAGIVKKYLQQTPSSLISNRIIIEAKRELYLTSKPLKQIAANLGYDDEFYFSRFFKKKVGVSPDNYRKTVGFAKLEKL; the protein is encoded by the coding sequence ATGGTTCAAATTATTATTGATAAGCAAAATGGTGAACTGGCATTTAGACTAGAAAGGTTTGAAAATCTTAATCAATTTGACCATTTACAGCGAAAAAATTATTATTCTATTATTTTACTAAAAGGAAACAACTACAAGTTAAATGTAGATGTTTCTAATTATGAATTACAAGGCAACCAAATGATTTGCTTGTCACCTTATCAACCATTTATGATTTCTTCTGAAGAGTCTTGTTCAGGCTGGTTATTAAATTTTCACCCTGACTTTTTTTGTACATATCGACATCAAAATGAAATTGAAACAGAGGGCATTCTTTTTAACAACTTTCATGGATTACCACATTTTAAAATTTCTGAAAAAGCGTTGTTTTTTAACCTTATAGATCAAATTTCAAAAGAGATGGATAGAGATTCTATTGCTCAGCATGAGGTTCTTGTGGCTTTTTTAAAGGTGATTTTAATAGAAGCTGTGAGACAAAAAAAACAATCCAATAAAGATATAGTGCCAAAATTTTCTGATGATCAATCTGAAATATTGCAAAATTTAGTAGATTCTATTGAGAAGAATTATTCTGAGTTACACTCTCCGAAAGATTATGCAGATGTTTTATGTGTTAGCACTAAAACATTGGCTGGAATTGTGAAAAAATATTTACAGCAAACACCTAGTTCGTTAATTTCTAATAGAATTATTATAGAGGCTAAACGCGAACTATATTTAACCTCAAAACCTTTGAAACAAATCGCAGCTAATCTTGGGTATGACGATGAATTTTATTTTAGTAGGTTTTTCAAGAAGAAAGTAGGTGTTTCTCCCGATAATTATAGAAAGACAGTAGGTTTTGCTAAACTAGAAAAATTATGA
- a CDS encoding IS110 family RNA-guided transposase has translation MESRVTALPKLFIGIDIHKRSWKIHCSTDLFAGKSFTMPPEPEKLREYVQKHFPDHEVSTAYEAGCCGYAAHRSFVNFGWRSLVVNPADIQRKGKERYTKTDRIDAQLISRELKDGRLESIIVPDIEREELRSLFRRRNELVKDFRRVKSVIKMQLLYYGVKVPPEFDNDHWSHDFRHWVDSQKFIFGTARECMASKMRNFRFIDKELRDVSSQLRAYCRKHFKQDFYLLRSIPGIGGIVAVGIIAELGDLRRFSSLKHLAGYVGLAPSIYQSGVNSKSMGMNPRCHRLIRSYFVEAAWQAIRTDPVMQAYYRQHLGKDVKKIIVKVAHKLLSRTLAVIKTKTPYEIGVIS, from the coding sequence ATGGAATCCCGAGTTACTGCCTTACCAAAGTTATTCATAGGAATTGACATCCACAAGAGGAGCTGGAAAATACACTGCAGCACCGATCTTTTTGCCGGTAAATCTTTTACTATGCCACCGGAGCCTGAGAAGTTACGGGAATATGTTCAAAAACATTTTCCGGACCACGAAGTCTCCACTGCCTATGAAGCGGGTTGTTGTGGTTATGCTGCTCATCGTAGTTTTGTAAATTTTGGCTGGAGATCCCTGGTGGTAAATCCGGCCGATATTCAACGAAAGGGAAAAGAACGATACACCAAAACCGATAGAATCGATGCCCAGCTCATTAGCAGAGAACTCAAAGACGGTCGTCTTGAGAGTATCATAGTTCCCGATATAGAACGGGAAGAACTCCGTAGCCTTTTCCGGCGCCGTAATGAACTGGTTAAAGACTTCAGACGTGTCAAATCTGTAATTAAAATGCAGTTGCTCTATTATGGAGTCAAAGTTCCTCCTGAGTTTGATAATGATCACTGGAGCCACGATTTTCGTCATTGGGTAGATAGCCAAAAGTTTATTTTTGGTACTGCAAGGGAATGTATGGCCAGTAAGATGCGTAATTTTCGTTTTATTGATAAGGAACTTCGAGATGTATCGAGCCAGTTAAGAGCTTATTGCCGTAAACATTTTAAGCAGGATTTCTATCTACTAAGGAGCATTCCTGGTATTGGAGGAATTGTAGCAGTTGGAATCATCGCTGAACTGGGTGATCTAAGGCGATTTAGCAGCTTAAAACATTTGGCAGGTTATGTTGGTTTGGCTCCCAGCATATATCAAAGTGGAGTTAATTCAAAATCAATGGGGATGAACCCCAGGTGTCACAGACTAATCCGATCATATTTTGTGGAAGCTGCATGGCAGGCAATTAGAACAGATCCTGTAATGCAGGCTTATTATCGCCAGCACCTGGGCAAAGACGTCAAAAAAATAATAGTAAAAGTGGCTCACAAATTACTGAGCCGAACTTTAGCAGTGATTAAAACTAAAACTCCTTATGAAATTGGAGTGATATCATAA
- a CDS encoding cytochrome c oxidase assembly factor Coa1 family protein, translating to MRIPKFFKYILYVVLGIVVFILVVTIGNTIKISNSEEYELAKKHLTNSPELIAEIGEIQEFGRFPSGGTRSENGSEYAQIETTVEGTKAKAKVILLMSKKPLDKWTFDKIHIEQQ from the coding sequence GTGAGAATACCAAAATTTTTCAAGTATATCCTTTACGTCGTTTTAGGTATAGTAGTTTTTATTTTAGTAGTGACAATTGGAAATACTATTAAAATTTCCAATTCAGAAGAATATGAATTGGCAAAAAAACATCTGACAAACAGTCCCGAACTCATCGCAGAAATAGGAGAAATCCAGGAGTTTGGAAGATTTCCTTCTGGCGGTACCAGATCGGAAAATGGTTCAGAGTACGCTCAAATAGAAACGACAGTTGAAGGTACCAAGGCTAAGGCAAAAGTTATTCTTTTGATGAGTAAAAAACCTTTGGATAAGTGGACTTTTGATAAAATTCACATTGAACAGCAATGA
- the ygiD gene encoding 4,5-DOPA-extradiol-dioxygenase, whose translation MSALNKLENITDSFDSSKRMPVLFLGHGSPMNGIEDNEFVRAFKKQGQQLEKPNAIIVVSAHWETNGTFVTAMQNPRTIHDFGGFPKELYEVQYPAPGHPKLAKEISEFINPAGTVHLDDKWGLDHGAWTVVKHLFPKADIPVIQLSLDYKMTPQQHYELAQQLKSLREKGVLIVGSGNMVHNLRKVDFSKINENFGYDWAIEADSKMKKWILEGNHQNLIDFKKQGEAFNLAIPTPEHYLPLLYTLGLKDEKDNTTIFNDNPLGGSLTMTSVKFG comes from the coding sequence ATGTCAGCATTAAATAAATTAGAAAACATAACAGATTCTTTTGATTCTTCTAAGCGAATGCCTGTCCTTTTTCTAGGGCATGGCTCGCCTATGAATGGAATCGAAGACAATGAATTTGTTAGAGCGTTTAAAAAACAAGGACAGCAATTGGAAAAGCCCAATGCTATTATTGTGGTTTCTGCCCATTGGGAAACAAATGGAACTTTTGTTACAGCCATGCAAAATCCAAGAACAATTCATGATTTTGGTGGATTCCCTAAAGAACTTTACGAAGTACAATACCCTGCGCCTGGACACCCAAAACTGGCTAAAGAAATATCAGAATTCATTAATCCAGCAGGAACCGTTCACTTAGATGATAAATGGGGATTAGACCATGGAGCTTGGACTGTAGTTAAGCATTTATTTCCAAAAGCAGATATACCTGTTATTCAACTTAGTTTGGATTATAAAATGACGCCACAGCAACACTACGAGTTGGCTCAACAACTGAAATCACTAAGAGAAAAAGGAGTGCTTATAGTTGGTAGCGGTAATATGGTTCATAATTTAAGAAAAGTTGATTTTAGCAAAATTAATGAAAACTTCGGCTATGATTGGGCAATAGAAGCTGATAGCAAAATGAAGAAATGGATTTTGGAGGGAAATCACCAAAATTTAATTGACTTTAAGAAGCAAGGCGAAGCTTTTAACCTTGCCATTCCAACGCCTGAGCATTATCTGCCTTTATTGTACACCTTAGGATTAAAAGACGAAAAGGACAATACCACAATCTTTAATGATAATCCTTTAGGTGGTTCTCTGACTATGACAAGTGTAAAATTTGGATAA
- a CDS encoding SDR family oxidoreductase produces the protein MILVTGATGEFGKHAVQQLREKGVSTSDISVLSRSEEKAISYKEDGITVKTGDYTNYDSLVKAFEGVDKLLFVSSSEIENREAQHENVVRAAKSAGVKHIVYTSFMRNQERDNSAIAFLQDSHLKTENWIKESGIAYTFLQNATYLDMLPMFIGEQVLETGVIMQPAENGKSSLVLRQELAEAAAVVLTSEGHENKAYPLVNNQAISYYEVAETIAQISGKDITYQSPSPEEYQATLKTYGVPDEYIGLFTAFSVAQANGELEMSDNSLEKLLGRKPTTSTEFLTKIYV, from the coding sequence ATGATATTAGTAACAGGAGCAACAGGCGAATTTGGTAAACATGCCGTTCAGCAATTAAGAGAAAAAGGTGTAAGCACTTCTGATATTTCGGTACTTTCTAGAAGCGAGGAAAAGGCAATCAGCTATAAAGAAGATGGAATAACCGTAAAAACAGGAGATTACACCAACTATGACTCTTTAGTAAAAGCCTTTGAAGGCGTAGATAAACTGTTATTTGTTTCTAGCAGCGAGATAGAAAACCGTGAAGCACAACATGAAAATGTGGTTAGAGCAGCCAAATCAGCTGGAGTTAAACATATTGTTTACACATCATTCATGAGAAATCAGGAAAGAGATAATTCTGCTATTGCATTCTTACAAGATTCACATTTAAAAACCGAAAACTGGATAAAAGAAAGTGGTATAGCTTATACATTTTTACAGAACGCCACATATTTAGACATGCTACCTATGTTTATTGGAGAGCAAGTTTTGGAAACAGGCGTTATTATGCAACCTGCGGAAAATGGAAAGTCTAGCTTAGTATTAAGACAAGAATTGGCAGAAGCAGCAGCGGTAGTATTGACTTCTGAGGGGCACGAAAATAAGGCGTATCCATTAGTAAATAATCAAGCAATTTCATACTATGAGGTAGCAGAAACAATTGCCCAAATAAGTGGTAAAGATATTACCTATCAATCGCCTTCACCTGAAGAATATCAGGCTACACTAAAAACGTATGGTGTTCCAGATGAATACATTGGATTATTTACCGCGTTTTCGGTAGCACAAGCTAATGGCGAATTAGAAATGTCAGATAATTCATTAGAGAAGTTGTTAGGTAGAAAACCAACAACTTCTACAGAATTTTTGACCAAAATATACGTTTAA